A window of Meleagris gallopavo isolate NT-WF06-2002-E0010 breed Aviagen turkey brand Nicholas breeding stock unplaced genomic scaffold, Turkey_5.1 ChrUn_random_7180001866289, whole genome shotgun sequence genomic DNA:
CCGACCCGCGCAGCGGCATCATCATCGGCACCGAGGCGGAGCTGCCCAAAGGCATCGAGATGGACGGCGGCTTCCAGCCCTCCGAGCGCCGCGAGGCCGAAGGCTCCGCCGTCACCGGCTCCGCTTCGCCCGCCCTCCCCGCCAGCGCCGAGGAGAAGGAGCTGGACGAGAGCCGGCGGGAGGTGATCCAGATCCTGAAGGACCTGAAGCAGAAGCACCCCGAGCGCgagctggagcagctggtgGACATGGCCAACTACTACGCGCTgctgcaccagcagaagagCCGCGCCTTCTACCGCATCCAGGCCACGAGGATGATGACGGGCGCCGGCAACGTCCTGAAGAAGCACGTGGCCGAGTTCTCCAAGCGCTCCTCGGCGCTGCTGGAGGTGCCGTCGGACGCCGAGGAGGAGGCGTGCAGCCGCATCTTCTTCGAGCCCTGCCTCTACCACTGCCTGGAGAACTGCGGCGCCGTCACGCTGTCGGTGGCCTGCCAGCACGGCACGGAGCTCAACCACACCTTCTACGTGGACTACAAGACGGAGGACGGCTCGGCCAAGGCGGGCTCGGACTACGAGTACAGCGAGGGAACGCTGATCTTCAAGCCGGGGGAGACGCAGAAGGAGCTGAAGATCGGCATCATCGACGACGACATCTTCGAGGAGGACGAGCACTTCTTCGTGCGGCTGCTCAACCTGCGCGTGGGCGACGCCGAGGGGATGTTCGAGGCCGACTCGGCTGAGCACCCCAAGGGCCGCCTGGTGGCACCGCTGGTGGCCACCGTCACCATCCTGGACGACGACCACGCCGGCATCTTCTCCTTCCAGGAGCGCGTGGTGCACGTCAGCGAGTGCCAGGGCGCCGTGGAGGTGACGGTGGTGCGCAGCTCCNNNNNNNNNNNNNNNNNNNNNNNNNNNNNNNNNNNNNNNNNNNNNNNNNNNNNNNNNNNNNNNNNNNNNNNNNNNNNNNNNNNNNNNNNNNNNNNNNNNNNNNNNNNNNNNNNNNNNNNNNNNNNNNNNNNNNNNNNNNNNNNNNNNNNNNNNNNNNNNNNNNNNNNNNNNNNNNNNNNNNNNNNNNNNNNNNNNNNNNNNNNNNNNNNNNNNNNNNNNNNNNNNNNNNNNNNNNNNNNNNNNNNNNNNNNNNNNNNNNNNNNNNNNNNNNNNNNNNNNNNNNNNNNNNNNNNNNNNNNNNNNNNNNNNNNNNNNNNNNNNNNNNNNNNNNNNNNNNNNNNNNNNNNNNNNNNNNNNNNNNNNNNNNNNNNNNNNNNNNNNNNNNNNNNNNNNNNNNNNNNNNNNNNNNNNNNNNNNNNNNNNNNNNNNNNNNNNNNNNNNNNNNNNNNNNNNNNNNNNNNNNNNNNNNNNNNNNNNNNNNNNNNNNNNNNNNNNNNNNNNNNNNNNNNNNNNNNNNNNNNNNNNNNNNNNNNNNNNNNNNNNNNNNNNNNNNNNNNNNNNNNNNNNNNNNNNNNNNNNNNNNNNNNNNNNNNNNNNNNNNNNNNNNNNNNNNNNNNNNNNNNNNNNNNNNNNNNNNNNNNNNNNNNNNNNNNNNNNNNNNNNNNNNNNNNNNNNNNNNNNNNNNNNNNNNNNNNNNNNNNNNNNNNNNNNNNNNNNNNNNNNNNNNNNNNNNNNNNNNNNNNNNNNNNNNNNNNNNNNNNNNNNNNNNNNNNNNNNNNNNNNNNNNNNNNNNNNNNNNNNNNNNNNNNNNNNNNNNNNNNNNNNNNNNNNNNNNNNNNNNNNNNNNNNNNNNNNNNNNNNNNNNNNNNNNNNNNNNNNNNNNNNNNNNNNNNNNNNNNNNNNNNNNNNNNNNNNNNNNNNNNNNNNNNNNNNNNNNNNNNNNNNNNNNNNNNNNNNNNNNNNNNNNNNNNNNNNNNNNNNNNNNNNNNNNNNNNNNNNNNNNNNNNNNNNNNNNNNNNNNNNNN
This region includes:
- the LOC100540412 gene encoding sodium/calcium exchanger 2, giving the protein MMYMFLGVSIIADRFMASIEVITSKEKEITITKANGETSIGTVRIWNETVSNLTLMALGSSAPEILLSVIEVCGHNFQAGELGPGTIVGSAAFNMFVVIAVCVYVIPSGESRRIKHLRVFFVTAAWSIFAYIWLYLILAVISPGVVQVWEALLTLIFFPVCVVFAWAADKRLLFYKYVYKRYRADPRSGIIIGTEAELPKGIEMDGGFQPSERREAEGSAVTGSASPALPASAEEKELDESRREVIQILKDLKQKHPERELEQLVDMANYYALLHQQKSRAFYRIQATRMMTGAGNVLKKHVAEFSKRSSALLEVPSDAEEEACSRIFFEPCLYHCLENCGAVTLSVACQHGTELNHTFYVDYKTEDGSAKAGSDYEYSEGTLIFKPGETQKELKIGIIDDDIFEEDEHFFVRLLNLRVGDAEGMFEADSAEHPKGRLVAPLVATVTILDDDHAGIFSFQERVVHVSECQGAVEVTVVR